The following are encoded together in the Bos javanicus breed banteng chromosome X, ARS-OSU_banteng_1.0, whole genome shotgun sequence genome:
- the RAP2C gene encoding ras-related protein Rap-2c, translated as MREYKVVVLGSGGVGKSALTVQFVTGTFIEKYDPTIEDFYRKEIEVDSSPSVLEILDTAGTEQFASMRDLYIKNGQGFILVYSLVNQQSFQDIKPMRDQIVRVKRYEKVPLILVGNKVDLEPEREVMSSEGRALAQEWGCPFMETSAKSKSMVDELFAEIVRQMNYSSLPEKQDQCCTTCVVQ; from the exons ATGAGGGAATACAAGGTAGTGGTGTTAGGGAGCGGAGGGGTTGGCAAATCCGCCCTGACTGTGCAGTTTGTCACTGGGACTTTCATTGAGAAATATGACCCCACCATTGAAGATTTCTACCGCAAAGAGATCGAAGTGGACTCTTCCCCCTCCGTGCTGGAAATTCTGGACACCGCAGGAACTGAGCAGTTTGCTTCCATGAGAGATCTCTACATCAAAAACGGCCAAGGTTTCATCCTGGTTTACAGTCTGGTTAATCAACAGTCTTTTCAG GATATCAAGccaatgagagatcaaattgtcagagTGAAGAGATATGAAAAAGTCCCACTGATCCTAGTAGGAAATAAAGTGGATCTGGAACCAGAAAGAGAGGTTATGTCTTCAGAAGGCAGAGCTCTGGCTCAAGAATGGGGCTGTCCTTTCATGGAGACATCGGCAAAAAGTAAATCAATGGTGGATGAACTTTTTGCTGAGATCGTCAGGCAAATGAACTATTCTTCCCTACCCGAGAAGCAAGATCAATGTTGTACAACTTGCGTTgtccagtaa